A window of the Pangasianodon hypophthalmus isolate fPanHyp1 chromosome 12, fPanHyp1.pri, whole genome shotgun sequence genome harbors these coding sequences:
- the LOC113547522 gene encoding uncharacterized WD repeat-containing protein alr2800: MTLQLSNSRPETPVVEDGDLQARSKVKGHGPGLLSMSDSDADPMDTEGEEESEADAESETEQDISLSVHLPSPVPTNRETSVPQTPPRTDGDLRIHAVLQCDCEVMTCQFSNDGTLLAVGLADSSIKVYSTDRGELLHTLRDQDSVVCSLPVTSLCFTHTSQTHSILLATYASGCVRCWYVWGRQCVWWLKETRDNGEGEGGMQRQTLCLSVSPSGEQSVTGGSDSAIHLYDLNTHQRIQVCRASSTKTVMDGHDSRIFAVTFHPDRETEFISGGWDNTIQFWDTRQQHAVRMIYGPHVCGEALDIDPSTNQILSGSWRKYTTLEVWDYSSGKKVTSVPPDPHGDSMIYTCQWLGRDHIIAAGGHANALRVFDRHSLTVKSRLFDLPSAVFSSSVCPSEKWAGLIAATSGDQVFLLVTDQRVPNPL; the protein is encoded by the exons ATGACTTTACAg TTGTCAAACAGCAGGCCGGAAACTCCAGTAGTTGAGGATGGGGACCTGCAAgcgaggtcaaaggtcaaaggtcacggtCCAGGTCTGCTCAGCATGTCCGACTCTGATGCAGACCCCATGGACACGgagggagaagaagagagcGAGGCTGATGCTGAGTCTGAAACAGAGCAGGACATTTCTCTCTCCGTTCACCTTCCCAGTCCTGTCCCTACCAACAGAGAGACATCTGTCCCTCAGACTCCACCCAGAACTGACGGAGACCTCCGCATACACGCTGTCCT ACAGTGCGACTGTGAGGTCATGACCTGCCAGTTCAGCAACGATGGGACTCTACTCGCTGTTGGACTCGCTGACAGCTCCATCAAG gtctACAGCACTGACAGAGGGGAACTGCTTCACACTCTGAGAGACCAAGATAGCGTGGTCTGCTCTCTGCCTGTCACCAGTCTAtgcttcacacacaccagccaaaCACACAGCATCCTCCTGGCTACCT aCGCCAGTGGGTGTGTGAGGTGCTGGTACGTGTGGGGccggcagtgtgtgtggtggctgAAAGAAACGAGGGATAATGGAGAAGGTGAAGGAGGAATGCAGAGGCAGACCCTCTGTCTGTCCGTTTCTCCGTCCGGTGAACAATCAGTGACCGGTGGCTCCGATTCAGCCATCCATCTGTACGATCTCAACACACACCAGAGAATACAGGTCTGCAGGGCCAG CTCGACGAAGACGGTGATGGATGGCCACGACTCACGCATCTTTGCCGTGACATTTCAtcctgacagagagacagagttcaTTTCGGGAGGATGGGACAACACTATTCAA ttctggGACACCAGACAGCAACATGCAGTCAG AATGATTTACGGTCCTCATGTGTGTGGCGAGGCCCTCGACATTGACCcgtcaaccaatcagattctgTCTGGTTCCTGGAGGAAATACACCACTTTGGAG GTCTGGGATTACAGTTCAGGCAAGAAAGTGACCAGTGTTCCCCCAGACCCACACGGAGACAGCATG ATCTACACGTGCCAGTGGTTGGGCCGAGATCATATAATAGCAGCCGGCGGTCATGCTAACGCACTGAGGGTCTTCGATCGCCACAGTCTGACG GTGAAGTCACGGTTGTTTGACTTGCCCTCTGCCGTGTTCAGTTCTTCAGTCTGTCCATCTgaaaagtgggcggggcttatagCGGCCACCTCTGGAGACCAAGTGTTCCTATTGGTCACGGATCAGAGAGTGCCGAACCCTCTCTGA